The genomic interval ttataatagaCCCTGTTTCCAGTCACATGTAGTAGCGCCTCCTGTTGGTCACATAAAGTAATGCAGCTGTGCTTTGTGTTGCTCATAAAACTAGATCCTACTTTCACATCTTTGTTCACATTCAGCCTTTAAAAGTCTTTAAAGTGGCTCcatgtcagaataaaagcctgCAGTGCTGAAAGGATTTAGTAAAGAATCAAAGAGATGATCAatagaaacacatttacaatcagATCAGATGTAATTGGAGATAAATCTTGGAGGCAAGTGTACATGTGTTTAATGTTCTCTGTGTCTCTCAGGTGTTCACACTTACCAGAATATGTACGGCTGTGACTGGGACGATGAGACTGGAGAGGTTTATGGTTATGAGCAGTATGCTTATGATGGAGAAGACTTCATTAGTCTGAATGTGAAGGAACTGAGATGGATCGCTGCTAAACAACAGGCTTTTGTCACTAAACTTGACTGGGACAATAACAAAGCTACGATGTCATACCTTAAATACTTCCTCACTCAGGAATGTCCTGAGGTTATGAAGAAGATTATGAACGCTGGGCGGAGCTTCCTGATGAGAACAGGTAAACTCCTCTGAGCTTCCTTTGCTGCAgacacatgaacacaacagtgTGACTCTGTCTTTATCTGTTAGAATGAAAAGTGTGATCACAGTGAGTGTAAATCACCTGGATCTGTGTCTCTACAACACATTTTgacttaaaatgtttatttctctctttctcacaTATTTCACTTTAagctcttttattttggtattttcgttgaatttgcatattagctaaacatttagtttcacctgtgacatttagatttatcatttggatttagatttaacatttagcatttggaTTTATcaattatatttagatttaacatttggtttTTGGTTCTTCATTTATcgtttagatttagttttaacatttagatttaattttaacatttagattaaatatttaactattacatttagatttagatttaagatttacatttaacatttcactgacatttagattcaatatttatgtttgtcatTTAGATGCTTCATCATTAAAGTTCACTGTGTGCTCCTTGTGGTTCCTCTGCAGATCTTCCCTCCATCCAGCTCCTCCAGAGGACTCCCTCCTCTCCAGTCACCTGCCACGCTACAGGTTTTTACCCCCGCTATGCTGAGATGTTCTGGAGGAAAGACCAGGAGGAGAAGGTGTTGGAGGGCGTGGACCACGGAGAGATACTCCCCAACCATGATGGGAGCTTCCAGATGAGCGTTGACCTGAACATTTCTCTGATCAGAGCTGAAGACTGGAGCAGGTACGACTGTGTGTTCCAGATTAAAGGTGTGGAGGAAGATCTCACAGTCACTCTGGACAAAAGTGTGATTTTAAGCAACTGGAGAAAGTCTGATGGAGGTGAGAGACTCATGATGATGTGTGGGATTGTTCTGATCCATCTTTGCTCACAATCACATCAAAACAGTCAAATTTATCAAACATCTGATTCCTCTTCATTTACTCTTGGTAACTATCAGTAGTTGATTAAAGTTATAGAAATCTAATTACAGGACTTGTTGCTGAGGCTGAATTCACTTATTTAAACATGTGACatttatgaatgtatttatttcaatgaATATTTGTGAAGATTTTATAAACTCAGATGGTAATTTGATGGTAAACTTATAGAGATCCTCCACTATTgtaacaaatgtggcctaaaacctttgaaatgtccttattagcagatctatttctaacaaaatacattatttttgcatcatatttgtttgattaacttttaaaaatgggattaaTATACAGTTTTAGAGTCTGTGTTTCTttatcttgaaatcatgtgattgatgatgtcacacggccccactgtctgtaaacatcccattgttttctattggagtgaaacattcagcatgatttttagatcatttaacagatttttcagtcaaaataacaatttgtgctgcttttatttgctttaaataatcaggaaaagttaaagatgtcgatgtaaacctattttatttacagaaagGAGATAAAAACAGTGACCCAAAAAATACTCTATGGCCGCAGGTGGCAACAGTTGTCACCTGCGGCAATGCATGTTGTTAGACACAGATTTACAAATTGATTACTTATTGTAACTGTAACAAAGCAGTGAGTGAAGCTTGTGTGAAAAATGACAGATTTAATCATCATTGAAACTTCCAACACGCTGCATTTAAACCTTGTTTATTGTCCAACTCTCTTTAATGAACACttttaaacataatttatttatttatttatttattcagtttatttccgacatggttacattcactttttttttttttttttttcatttttttttttctttttttgtacatgccgaaaaaggagacgagagaagcagtttgcttatccgggtcccgtcccctgttttaccatcgcaaatttacatgggtttacatgtctctctggtcaaaacattcttgagttgatgaacagtccttttttgtgtattctcatctgtgttgtcctcctcctctctatcgttgttcgtgttggcattgttccctgccagacgttgttagcattcctccagttcaagaatagttcctctttcgaaggtgtttggaaggtttttcccttttcatccataatgtcaccactcgggaatgtctcttttggacacacaagtttgcagcttgttttgtctctacatcaaggctaATTCAGCTGTTGTCagctctattggcagtgttgtattctccactgtcagatccaacttgtataaacacattattatatcctagttcacaagcaaggtagtattttaatgtattatatcttagttcataagcgtgtttctaactgctgttgttagttctaatggcagtgttgtattttccactgttagatttaacttgtataaacacattattatatcttagttcataagcaaggtagtaatttcattgtacaagaaaacgtgtttctaactgcacatatgacaataaacactttgaatttaaatttaatgtaatccttaatcaccccaccacctagcaattgaaatgaataaatgacagaccttttttactcttggtttccacattgaattcagtatcacagtctgagttttgtttccagtgtttatatagatctgggtccatatccatgattaccatcagtagtgttgttgtttaggtggatccttcgtattttcccaagtcttccatcgttttgatgagaaatggttttccgtcctcttcttccagaatataaatcctgcagttttttgaccacgtcctcacaattttccctcctttttttatttggcgtgccttccatgcaatgcttgcattttgtttcgtcaggttttcattgatgtacaccttcgttcccttcagtttatttccttgcctcaggagttgtcctttgaatttcatattcgtgaaggttatttttacagctctgttatcatttttctttggcaggagatggcaggagttgatgttgtcagggttcaggacaatgtccttcgactccaggtagtcaatgacctgttgttcaatcgattttgtttcttcgtcactcgcatagctcctgggttttatctttaggcctgtgatgatgacatctttctctctttccttttgttccagctgttcaaccctcgcgttcaacaattttatctcttcagcatttctttcattcttttctttcagtacctttgcttcactttgtagtttttccagtgagttttccagcgtcttttccaacgactttatctcagcagataggtttcgtagaccctcgcatatcatctccttgacctcttccaaacccgaattgggttctgaagggcctccctgcggttttttcaccattttccttcagtcttgggcccaatgtttcaggctgttcagctgttcagctgtagccagctgtagccaaggtcgtgttatcggagcaaacgaaaacacgtctgctctctccaaagaccagagaagaTATAATATAATACCAACACTCaaggaaaagtgttttttttttaatttacttctGATTCAGACGTTTTTATGAATCACTACTAATAAATGTTGTTGTGTaggtgttgttgctgctgttgttgtcgtacctgttcttgttcttgtggCTGTCGTTGGATTTGTGACATGGAAGAAATGTCGTCCTGGTAATAAATGAAAAGCtctttttattcactttaaaacacttttcttGAACCTTCTTTGAATCCTCTTCTCAGTGCAGTTATTAATGCTCTTTGTCATTATTTGTCTCCAGCTCGCTGTCCCTCAGGGTTTACAGGTTCTCACAGTGAGTCGCTCACATTggacctcatttatcaacccTGTGTGAAAACGGTGCAAATCTGAGGTCACATTGTGTCGTATGACAGAACAAACATGGAACTTATGAAACATtcatatctgaccaatcacagcgcaccaatgatcgggtgttgataaatgcagcggctgaatttgatcatCATTAACGTGTTACGCCCTTAAATATTCCTGGTTCAGTGGCCCCGCCCACTAAGGTCAAACAAACGTTTGTAAGGAAATAAACGTTTGAGATGAAAATCATCTCAGAAATGATGGTATCAACCAGACATTTCTGTTGATACCATGTTTTAAAATTGTATGTCACATATAAAttatattgcatttatccatggttgaatcacatacacatatatatattacacGTGAATTAGCTAAATCTTCTGAGTACAGCAGACTACGCTGcagatacgcatccagtggaaatccaagGTTAGTCAGATTTTCCTGTGCTGCTCCACTAATCCACTCAGGTTTGGGTACATGAGGTCAGACCAGacatgagatctgatcgtagcgtatgATCACATCAGAAATAGTTAATATCAaagcttgcgtgaatttggtcCAACCCACGtggtacgctcagatctgaacgtacgaacggttgataaatgagggtcagtgtgtttttctgattgaTCCTGATGTCATGGCTGATCAGTGAAAGCATCTTCCTCACTCCactctgtttgtttttcagcctCTGACACTTTGTCTTCCTCACCTGGAGAATCAGACCGAAACAAAGTGAGTTCATCATCATCCATGTTGACATCAAATGACAATGAAAGGCTAATAAAGTGGATGAATGTGATGATACAGAGTGTTTCATGTTTTGCTCCTTTAGGAGACCAGTGAGGAGCAGAGGGAGATGATGACACTCAGCTCCTGAACGCACCACAGatgcaaaaaagtatttagtcagccaccaattgtgcaagttctcccacttaaaaagatgagaggcctgtaattttcatcataggtaaacctcaactatgagagacactatgaaaaaaaaatccagaaaatcacattgtagaattttttataaatttatttgcaaattatggtggaaaatatgtatttggtcaataacaaaagttaattataatattttgtaatgtaccctttgttggcaataacggaggtcaaacgttttctgtaagttttcacaaggttttcacacactgttgctggtattttggtccattcctccatgcagatctcctgtagagcagtgatgttttggggctgttgcTGGGCAACATGGagtttcaactccctccaaagattttgtATAGGGTTGAGATCTTGAGACTGGCtcggccactccaggaccttgaaatgcttcttacaaagccactcctttgttacCCGGGcgatgtgtttgggatcattgtcgtgctgaaagacccagccacgtttcatctccAATgtccttgctgatggaaggaggttttcattcagaatctcacgatacatggcctcattcattctttcctttacaccgATCAGTCATCCTGGTCCCTTtacagagaaacagccccaaagcatgatgttaccacccccatgctttactgtaggtatggtgttctttctcctccaaacacaacaagttgagtttttaccaaaaagttctattttggtttcatctgaccatatgacattcacccaatcctgtatgttactgatggtagcctttgttactttagtaccagctctctgcaggtcattcactaggtccccgcatgtggttctgggatttttgttCATTGTTCTTGTGATAATTTTGACCCCAcagggtgagatcttgcgtggagccccagatcgagggagattatcagtgtcttgtatgtcttccattttctaataattgctcccacagttgatttcacACTAAactgcttacctattgcagattcagttttctcagcctggtgcaggtctacaatttagtttctggtgtcctttgacagctctttggtcttggtcatagtggagtttggagtgtgactgtttgaggttgtggacaggtgtcttttatactgataaccagttcaaacaggttccattaatacaggtaacgagtggaggacagaggagcctcttaaacaagaagttacaggtct from Gouania willdenowi chromosome 11, fGouWil2.1, whole genome shotgun sequence carries:
- the LOC114471807 gene encoding major histocompatibility complex class I-related gene protein-like — encoded protein: MNTFIFVFLLSTPGVTAVLHTLRYFYTASSDVPNFPEFVVVGYVDDFLIGHYDSNTRRAVPKNDWIKDALGEDYMESLTARAMDDQQQFKVELENLKPRFNQSGGVHTYQNMYGCDWDDETGEVYGYEQYAYDGEDFISLNVKELRWIAAKQQAFVTKLDWDNNKATMSYLKYFLTQECPEVMKKIMNAGRSFLMRTDLPSIQLLQRTPSSPVTCHATGFYPRYAEMFWRKDQEEKVLEGVDHGEILPNHDGSFQMSVDLNISLIRAEDWSRYDCVFQIKGVEEDLTVTLDKSVILSNWRKSDGGVVAAVVVVPVLVLVAVVGFVTWKKCRPARCPSGFTGSHTSDTLSSSPGESDRNKETSEEQREMMTLSS